In Pseudomonas fluorescens NCIMB 11764, a single window of DNA contains:
- a CDS encoding DEAD/DEAH box helicase has translation MFSQFALHERLLKAVAELKFVEPTPVQAAAIPLALQGRDLRVTAQTGSGKTAAFVLPILNRLIGPAKIRVSIKTLILLPTRELAQQTIKEVERFAQFTFIKSGLITGGEDFKVQAAMLRKVPDILIGTPGRMIEQLNAGNLDLKEVEVLVLDEADRMLDMGFAEDVQRLVEECTNRQQTMLFSATTGGSGLREMVAKVLNNPEHLQLNNVSDLNATTRQQIITADHNQHKEQIVNWLLANETYQKAIVFTNTRAMADRIYGRLVAQEYKAFVLHGDKDQKDRKQAIDRLKQGGVKILVATDVAARGLDVDGLDLVINFDMPRSGDEYVHRIGRTGRAGNDGLAISLICHGDWNLMSSIERYLKQSFERRTIKEVKGTYGGPKKVKASGKAVGVKKKKVDAKGEKKKTGAKAPTKRKIANRPKTDALSLVSKDGMAPLKRRKPEAPAAE, from the coding sequence GTGTTTTCCCAATTCGCCCTGCACGAACGCCTGCTCAAAGCCGTGGCCGAGCTTAAATTTGTCGAGCCAACGCCTGTGCAAGCAGCGGCTATTCCGCTGGCGCTCCAAGGGCGTGACCTGCGGGTGACAGCGCAAACCGGCAGCGGCAAGACCGCCGCCTTCGTCTTGCCGATCCTCAACCGTCTGATCGGCCCGGCGAAAATCCGCGTCAGCATCAAGACCCTGATCCTGCTGCCCACCCGCGAGCTGGCCCAGCAGACCATCAAGGAAGTCGAGCGTTTCGCTCAGTTCACGTTCATCAAGTCCGGTCTGATCACCGGCGGTGAAGACTTCAAGGTTCAGGCCGCCATGCTGCGCAAGGTGCCGGATATCCTGATCGGTACGCCGGGCCGGATGATCGAGCAACTGAACGCCGGCAACCTCGACTTGAAAGAAGTCGAAGTGCTGGTGCTCGACGAAGCCGACCGCATGCTCGACATGGGGTTTGCCGAAGACGTGCAGCGTCTGGTGGAAGAGTGCACCAATCGCCAGCAGACCATGCTGTTCTCCGCCACCACGGGCGGTTCGGGCCTGCGCGAGATGGTCGCCAAGGTCCTGAACAACCCGGAACACCTGCAGCTGAACAACGTCAGCGATCTGAACGCGACCACCCGTCAGCAGATCATCACCGCTGACCACAACCAGCACAAAGAGCAGATCGTGAACTGGCTGCTGGCCAACGAGACCTATCAGAAGGCCATCGTGTTCACCAACACCCGTGCCATGGCCGACCGCATCTACGGCCGCCTGGTGGCCCAGGAATATAAAGCGTTCGTCCTGCACGGCGACAAGGACCAGAAAGACCGCAAGCAGGCGATCGATCGCCTGAAACAGGGCGGTGTGAAAATCCTGGTTGCCACCGACGTTGCCGCCCGTGGCCTCGACGTTGACGGCCTCGACCTGGTGATCAACTTCGACATGCCGCGCAGTGGCGACGAATACGTTCACCGTATCGGTCGCACCGGTCGTGCCGGCAACGATGGCCTGGCCATCTCGCTGATCTGCCATGGCGACTGGAACCTGATGTCGAGCATCGAGCGCTACCTCAAGCAGAGCTTCGAGCGCCGCACCATCAAGGAAGTCAAAGGCACCTACGGCGGGCCGAAAAAGGTCAAGGCCTCGGGCAAAGCCGTTGGCGTGAAGAAGAAAAAGGTCGACGCCAAGGGCGAGAAGAAGAAAACCGGCGCCAAGGCACCGACCAAGCGCAAAATTGCCAACCGCCCGAAGACCGACGCCCTGTCGCTGGTCAGCAAGGACGGCATGGCCCCGCTGAAGCGCCGCAAGCCGGAAGCGCCGGCTGCTGAATAA